A region from the Populus trichocarpa isolate Nisqually-1 chromosome 18, P.trichocarpa_v4.1, whole genome shotgun sequence genome encodes:
- the LOC18107608 gene encoding putative GATA transcription factor 22, with product MTPVYLNPASSSFPFVDLKEEQHLQLFLSPHQAATSLSGPTNFFNTTHDQRESKLAESRQHDDHEVDKYSISLGRSSDHKLFPSSSFQPVVNDDDDDSNFHKLFSSKTEDGTEGSGDSSVNWMPSRMTTMQEMTNSNRSETDHQPMKFMLKFHNQQCQNNDINSSSNSNIRVCSDCNTTSTPLWRSGPRGPKSLCNACGIRQRKARRAMAAAENGAVISVEASSSTKSKVNSKVKKLRTSHVVQGKKLSNKPPNPPLQSQKKLCFKNLALSLSKNPALRQVLPHDVEEAAILLMELSCGFIHS from the exons ATGACTCCCGTCTATCTGAACCCAGCATCCTCTTCTTTCCCTTTTGTGGATCTTAAAGAGGAGCAACACCTGCAGCTCTTTCTGTCACCACATCAAGCTGCCACTTCTCTCTCAGGTCCTACTAATTTCTTTAACACGACTCATGATCAAAGAGAAAGCAAACTTGCAGAGTCGCGCCAGCATGATGATCATGAG GTTGACAAGTACAGCATATCACTTGGCAGATCGAGTGATCATAAACTATTTCCATCATCTTCATTCCAACCTGTggtaaatgatgatgatgatgatagcaATTTCCACAAATTATTCTCATCGAAAACGGAGGACGGTACTGAAGGAAGTGGTGATAGTTCAGTCAATTGGATGCCCTCAAGGATGACGACGATGCAAGAAATGACCAACTCAAATCGCTCAGAAACTGATCATCAACCAATGAAATTTATGCTCAAGTTTCACAATCAGCAATGTCAGAATAACGACATCAACTCCTCCAGCAACAGCAATATTAGAGTCTGCTCTGACTGTAACACCACCTCAACCCCACTTTGGAGGAGTGGCCCTCGCGGTCctaag TCACTTTGCAATGCCTGTGGGATTCGGCAAAGGAAGGCCAGACGAGCTATGGCGGCGGCTGAAAATGGCGCGGTTATTTCCGTTGAGGCATCATCTTCTACGAAGAGTAAGGTAAACAGCAAGGTAAAGAAATTGCGGACGAGCCATGTTGTGCAAGGCAAGAAACTGAGCAACAAGCCTCCTAATCCACCTCTTCAGAGCCAAAAGAAGCTTTGTTTCAAGAATCTTGCATTAAGTTTGAGTAAAAATCCAGCCTTACGACAAGTGCTTCCACATGATGTGGAAGAAGCTGCAATCCTACTAATGGAACTATCTTGTGGCTTTATTCAcagttaa